In Galactobacillus timonensis, the genomic window AGCTGATATCCTTAAGCGCCCGGTTCCTTTTCCTGATTTAGAAACACAGAATCAAATTGTTGACTATTTGGATTATAAATGTGCAGATATTGATTCTGCTGTTTCTGAAGCAAAAGCCAGCATTGAAGACTATAAGGTTCTGAGGCAGTCAATCATCACGCATGCTGTGACAAAGGGACTGAATCCAGACGCAATTATGGCAGAATATAACAATCTTTTTTATAGAAATATTCCTAGCAATTGGCATATTGTTAAAATTTCCAATGTGCTTGCTGGAATTAAAGATGGTGAACATGGAACGGTAGAGAGAGTTGAAAATGGGGAACTGTATCTTAGCGCTAAGAATATGTCAGACGCAGGTGTAACCATTGGTAATAACGAAAGTAAAATATCACATGCAGATTATAAAAAAATAACAGCACACGGTTTTCCTCAAAAAGGAGATGTGCTGCTTTGCTGCGTTGGTGCGACGATCGGCAAGTGCTGTATTTATCCGTTCGATAACACGTATGCCTTTCAAAGAAGTGTTGCTTTTCTCAGAGTGAACGACAGCATGACTAATGGTTATCTGAGATACTGTCTTCAGTCCACACCAATAAAAGAGCAAGAATCATTACTGATAAATAAATCAGCTATAGGCGGACTATACATCGGATCAATATTGAAAATGATGATACCGTATCCGCCAATTGACGAACAAAAAAAGATCACGGATTACTTGGATAAAAAATGTAAAGAAATCAATGAAATAATAAGCAACAAACAACTTATCATTTCAGACCTTGAATCTTATAAGAGGTCTCTCATCTATGAGTGCGTCACTGGAAAGCGGGAGGTGCCAAATGCCTGATACAGAAAAACAGTTTGAATCTGATATTGAATCTTTTCTCATCTCCCCGCAAGGCGGATGGCAGAAAGCAGATGATTCTGGCTATAAGAAGTCCATTGATATGGCTCTTGATCTGGATACGCTCATTGATTTCGTATCGAAGTCTCAGCCAGTGGAATGGTCTCGCTTCGTCAAAAGCGCAGGCCGTGATCCGAAGCAGAAGTTCTATGAAATTTTTGAAGATGCAGTCCGTACAGACGGCCTGATTGCCGTTCTGAGGCATGGTTTCAAGTACCGTGGAATTCTCTTCCGCGTCTGCTATTTCAAGCCGGAATCAACGCTTAATGAGCTTGCTGCAAAGCATTACAAACAGAATATTTGCCAGTGCATCAGGCAGTGGCATTACTCTGCCGAGAACAGCAACAGTGTCGACATGATGCTTGCTGTCAATGGTATTCCTGTAGTTGCCATTGAGCTGAAGAATCAGCTTACCGGCCAGTCTGTGGATAACGCCAAGCAGCAGTGGATGACTGACCGTGACCCAAGAGAGAAGTGCTTCAAGCTGAATCACCGCATCCTGGCCTTCTTCTGTGCTGATCTCTACCAGGTATGGATGACCACAGAGCTGAAGAAGGAAGCAACTTTCTTCATGCCGTTCAACCAGGGATCCAATGGCCCGGGTGTTGACGGTGGTGCTGGCAATCCTCCGAGTAAGGACAGCGATTATGCCACTTCCTACTTCTGGAAGAATGTTCTGCAGAAGGATTCCATGCTGGATATCCTGCAGAAGTTCATCTCCTATGATGTGAAGCGTGAAGAAGTCATGAACCATGACACCGGGGAGATAAAGGAAAAGGTCTCAAAGCGTGTCATTTTCCCGAGGTATCATCAGCTGGATGTGGTCAGGAAGCTGATTGCGGACGTGAAGGAGAACGGCACCGGAAAGAGCTATCTGATTCAGCACAGTGCCGGTTCCGGCAAGTCCAATTCCATTGCATGGACTGCATACCGCCTGGCATCTCTGCATAACAATCAGAATGAGCCGGTATTCACGTCTGTCATTATCGTCACCGACAGACGGCTTCTGGATGCTCAGTTGCAAGATACGATCCGCGGTTTTGATCATACACTCGGCTCTGTTGTAACCATTGATGAGAAGAAGAACTCTCAGGATCTGCTGCAGGCTGTCAATGACGGAAGAAGAATCATTGTAACTACTCTCCAGAAGTTCCCTGTCATCTATAAGGAAGTAAAAGAAACATCAGGCAAGACATTTGCCGTCATCATTGACGAAGCTCATTCCTCTCAGACCGGCAAGGCTGCTGCCAAACTGAAATATGCTCTGGCAGACAAGGAAGACGCTCTGAAGGAATATGCTGAGATTGAAGGAGAAGCAGAAGCATCTGAGGAAGATCGTGATGACCGTATGGTACAGGAACTGATCTCACAGGGCAAACATAAGAACATTTCTTACTTTGCCTTCACTGCTACACCGAAGGCTTCAACGCTTGAACTTTTCGGTACACCAACACCGGATGGCAGATATGTCCCGTTCCATGTATATTCCATGCGTCAGGCAATTGAAGAGCATTTCATCATGGATGTTCTGCAGAACTACATGACTTATAAGATGTGCTATGAGATTGCAAAGAACATTCCGGATAATCCGAATGTTCCCACCAGTAAGGCGCTGAAGGTAATCCGCCGCTTTGAAGAGCTGCACCCTCACAACCTGCAGCAGAAAGCGCAGATCATCGTTGAAACATATCGTACTGTGACAAAACCTTCCATTGGCGGCAAGGGCAAGATGATGGTGGTTACAGAATCCCGCCTGGCAGCAGTCCGCTACTACCATGAAATCAAGGCATACATTGATGCCAAGGGATATGATGACAAGATTTTCGTTGCTTTCTCCGGCTCTCTGAAGGATCCGGATGAAGTCAATGGGCCTGAATACACGGAATCCGGCATGAATGTTGATTCCCAGGGACATCATGTAACAGAGTCTCAGACCCGCAGTGTATTCCATGATGAAGGAAATATCCTGATCGTAGCTGAAAAGTATCAGACCGGATTCGATGAGCCTCTGCTGCACACTATGATCGTTGACAAGAAACTGAGAGATGTGAAGGCTGTGCAGACTTTGTCTCGCCTGAACCGCATTTATCCTGGAAAGACGGATAC contains:
- a CDS encoding type I restriction endonuclease subunit R, with translation MPDTEKQFESDIESFLISPQGGWQKADDSGYKKSIDMALDLDTLIDFVSKSQPVEWSRFVKSAGRDPKQKFYEIFEDAVRTDGLIAVLRHGFKYRGILFRVCYFKPESTLNELAAKHYKQNICQCIRQWHYSAENSNSVDMMLAVNGIPVVAIELKNQLTGQSVDNAKQQWMTDRDPREKCFKLNHRILAFFCADLYQVWMTTELKKEATFFMPFNQGSNGPGVDGGAGNPPSKDSDYATSYFWKNVLQKDSMLDILQKFISYDVKREEVMNHDTGEIKEKVSKRVIFPRYHQLDVVRKLIADVKENGTGKSYLIQHSAGSGKSNSIAWTAYRLASLHNNQNEPVFTSVIIVTDRRLLDAQLQDTIRGFDHTLGSVVTIDEKKNSQDLLQAVNDGRRIIVTTLQKFPVIYKEVKETSGKTFAVIIDEAHSSQTGKAAAKLKYALADKEDALKEYAEIEGEAEASEEDRDDRMVQELISQGKHKNISYFAFTATPKASTLELFGTPTPDGRYVPFHVYSMRQAIEEHFIMDVLQNYMTYKMCYEIAKNIPDNPNVPTSKALKVIRRFEELHPHNLQQKAQIIVETYRTVTKPSIGGKGKMMVVTESRLAAVRYYHEIKAYIDAKGYDDKIFVAFSGSLKDPDEVNGPEYTESGMNVDSQGHHVTESQTRSVFHDEGNILIVAEKYQTGFDEPLLHTMIVDKKLRDVKAVQTLSRLNRIYPGKTDTFILDFKNTVEDIKEAFEPFYKTTELEKETDVNKIYQVQKELRAFNLYDDIDVKKVTDIYLGEKRISSIQGKITNALLPVAQRYNAIDDVTKRITFRKTVKAFVRYYNFITQLSRMFDKDLHKEYIFCSYLYRLLPPEPTTPFDLGEKVKLEYYHLEKTFEGAIMLDGTAPMIAPPTLNPTGGEAEKKSPLDDVIDEINKEYKGNFTDADKVIVKSLHDKLVKDPKVQASARQDGEKMFTNSIFPKAFEDTAQAAYIESMDSYSSLFQDKDKYNAIMMALAGELFRELANAPRT
- a CDS encoding restriction endonuclease subunit S; the encoded protein is MTEMKDSGFAWTGSIPKNWKMERLQWHLDEINEKNDPVKTERILSLTNKLGVIPYEDKGDQGNKAKTDVSQYKIAYSNTIVANSMNILIGSVGISKYYGCVSPVYYVFRAKKGSNLKFVNYILQCPQFQKELRKYANGILEIRLRLSSADILKRPVPFPDLETQNQIVDYLDYKCADIDSAVSEAKASIEDYKVLRQSIITHAVTKGLNPDAIMAEYNNLFYRNIPSNWHIVKISNVLAGIKDGEHGTVERVENGELYLSAKNMSDAGVTIGNNESKISHADYKKITAHGFPQKGDVLLCCVGATIGKCCIYPFDNTYAFQRSVAFLRVNDSMTNGYLRYCLQSTPIKEQESLLINKSAIGGLYIGSILKMMIPYPPIDEQKKITDYLDKKCKEINEIISNKQLIISDLESYKRSLIYECVTGKREVPNA